One stretch of Streptomyces peucetius DNA includes these proteins:
- a CDS encoding potassium/proton antiporter, with the protein MTVHQLNELLLVCSLVLLVAVAAVRISSRSGLPSLLLYLGIGIAMGQDGLLDLQFDDAELTQVIGYAALVVILAEGGLGTKWKEIRPALPAAAALATVGVAVSVGVTAAAAHYLVGLAWQQALIVGAVVSSTDAAAVFSVLRKVPLPPRVTGALEAESGFNDAPVVILVVAFSSTGPMDSWYMLIGEIALELAIGAVIGLATGWLGAYGLRHVALPASGLYPIAVMAIAVMAYAAGAMAHGSGFLAVYLASMVLGNARLPHSPANRGFAEGLGWIAQIGMFVLLGLLVTPHELPRDFWPAVVVGLILTAVARPVGVLISLLPFRIPWREQVLMSWAGLRGAVPIVFATIPMVSGVDDNDRIFNIVFLLVVVYTLVQGPTLPWLARRLRLGDSSEAADLGIESAPLERLRGHLLSVAIPEGSKMHGVEVAELRLPAGSAVTLVVRDGKSFVPMPTTVLRHGDELLVVATDPVRDAAERRLRAVSQGGKLAGWLGAGGTTRRRSR; encoded by the coding sequence CTGACTGTCCACCAGCTCAACGAACTCCTGCTCGTCTGCTCGCTCGTCCTGCTCGTCGCCGTGGCGGCCGTGCGCATCTCATCGCGCAGCGGCCTGCCCAGCCTGCTGCTGTATCTCGGCATCGGGATCGCGATGGGCCAGGACGGCCTGCTCGACCTCCAGTTCGACGACGCCGAACTGACGCAGGTGATCGGCTACGCCGCCCTCGTGGTGATCCTGGCCGAAGGTGGACTCGGCACGAAGTGGAAGGAGATCAGGCCCGCTCTGCCCGCGGCCGCCGCGCTGGCGACCGTCGGCGTCGCGGTGAGCGTCGGGGTGACGGCCGCCGCCGCCCACTACCTGGTGGGACTCGCGTGGCAGCAGGCCCTGATCGTCGGAGCGGTCGTCTCGTCGACCGACGCCGCCGCCGTCTTCTCCGTACTGCGCAAGGTGCCGCTGCCGCCACGGGTTACGGGAGCGCTGGAGGCCGAGTCCGGCTTCAACGACGCCCCCGTGGTGATCCTGGTGGTCGCCTTCTCCTCCACCGGGCCGATGGACTCCTGGTACATGCTCATCGGCGAGATCGCGCTGGAGCTGGCGATCGGCGCGGTCATCGGCCTGGCCACGGGCTGGCTCGGCGCCTACGGACTGCGGCACGTGGCGCTGCCCGCGTCCGGCCTCTACCCCATCGCGGTCATGGCCATCGCCGTGATGGCGTACGCGGCCGGCGCCATGGCGCACGGCAGCGGCTTCCTCGCCGTCTACCTCGCCTCGATGGTCCTCGGGAACGCCAGACTGCCGCACTCCCCCGCCAACCGAGGTTTCGCGGAGGGCCTCGGCTGGATCGCCCAGATCGGCATGTTCGTCCTGCTCGGTCTGCTGGTCACCCCGCACGAACTGCCCCGCGACTTCTGGCCCGCGGTGGTGGTGGGGCTGATCCTCACCGCGGTCGCGCGTCCGGTCGGGGTGCTCATCAGCCTGCTCCCCTTCCGCATCCCCTGGCGGGAGCAGGTACTGATGTCCTGGGCGGGCCTCCGCGGTGCCGTGCCCATCGTCTTCGCGACCATCCCCATGGTGTCGGGCGTCGACGACAACGACCGGATCTTCAACATCGTCTTCCTCCTGGTGGTCGTCTACACGCTGGTCCAGGGGCCGACGCTGCCCTGGCTGGCGAGGCGGCTGCGGCTCGGTGACTCCTCGGAGGCGGCCGACCTGGGCATCGAGTCCGCTCCCCTGGAGCGGCTGCGAGGACACCTGCTGTCGGTCGCGATCCCCGAAGGGTCGAAGATGCACGGTGTGGAGGTGGCGGAGCTGCGCCTCCCGGCCGGTTCCGCGGTCACCCTCGTCGTACGCGACGGCAAGAGTTTCGTTCCGATGCCGACGACGGTGCTGCGCCACGGGGACGAACTTCTCGTGGTGGCGACCGATCCCGTACGGGACGCGGCGGAGCGGCGGCTGCGGGCGGTCAGCCAGGGCGGAAAGCTGGCCGGCTGGCTCGGCGCCGGAGGCACGACCCGCCGCAGATCCCGCTGA
- a CDS encoding MFS transporter — MESTVASGKRPGYGQLLRTAGAWTFLLPGFAARQPFAMLTIGIVLLVQHTTGSYGSAGAVAAVTGVSMALFAPQSGKLADRFGQRAVLVPGVLVHTASGAALTTLALAGAPLWALFAAAVPTGASVPQVGPMVRARWAARLQGSPLMSTAAAFESVTDEFTFVVGPVLATALCTGIHPAAGLIAESALTLVGGLLFAAQRRTQPAHGLSPTDAHTKRASALSVPGVRILAVAFLGIGSVFGGMQVSLTAFTEEIGQPGMNGLLYGLFAAGNMLAGVAVGTIAWKTGPRRRLVLGYAGLTVAASLLWTAHSVVLLGALGLVVGLFIAPALITGYTLVDSLVPASARTEAFTWLTGAVALGQAAAVTVAGRLADGYGASAGFTVPLAGTALALATLVALRSRLVPKASGRVAARGIGHRVPVTVD, encoded by the coding sequence GTGGAGTCCACGGTCGCTTCTGGCAAGCGTCCTGGTTACGGGCAGCTGCTCCGTACCGCAGGCGCCTGGACGTTCCTGCTTCCCGGGTTCGCCGCCCGCCAGCCCTTCGCCATGCTCACCATCGGCATCGTCCTGCTGGTTCAGCACACCACCGGCTCGTACGGCAGCGCCGGCGCCGTCGCGGCCGTCACCGGCGTCTCCATGGCGCTGTTCGCGCCGCAGAGCGGCAAGCTCGCCGACCGCTTCGGCCAGCGTGCCGTGCTGGTGCCCGGCGTCCTCGTGCACACGGCGTCCGGTGCCGCCCTCACCACGCTGGCCCTCGCCGGCGCCCCTCTGTGGGCGTTGTTCGCCGCCGCCGTGCCGACCGGCGCCTCCGTCCCGCAGGTCGGCCCGATGGTGCGCGCGCGCTGGGCGGCACGGCTCCAGGGCTCGCCGCTGATGTCGACGGCCGCGGCCTTCGAGTCGGTGACGGACGAGTTCACCTTCGTGGTGGGCCCCGTCCTGGCCACCGCCCTGTGCACCGGCATCCACCCGGCGGCCGGCCTGATCGCCGAATCCGCGCTCACCCTTGTCGGCGGACTGCTGTTCGCGGCCCAGCGCCGCACCCAGCCCGCACACGGCCTCTCCCCCACCGACGCACACACGAAGCGCGCCTCCGCGCTGTCCGTACCGGGCGTACGGATCCTGGCGGTCGCCTTCCTCGGCATCGGCTCCGTCTTCGGCGGCATGCAGGTGTCCTTGACGGCCTTCACCGAGGAGATCGGGCAGCCCGGCATGAACGGCCTGCTGTACGGGCTCTTCGCCGCCGGAAACATGCTCGCCGGTGTCGCGGTCGGCACCATCGCCTGGAAGACCGGGCCGCGCCGCCGCCTCGTGCTGGGCTACGCGGGCCTCACCGTCGCCGCGTCCCTGCTGTGGACGGCACACTCCGTGGTGCTGCTCGGAGCGCTGGGCCTGGTCGTCGGACTCTTCATCGCCCCCGCCCTGATCACGGGCTACACGCTCGTCGACTCGCTGGTGCCTGCCTCGGCCCGCACCGAGGCCTTCACCTGGCTGACCGGCGCGGTGGCGCTGGGCCAGGCGGCCGCCGTGACGGTGGCCGGACGACTGGCCGACGGGTACGGCGCGAGCGCCGGATTCACCGTGCCGCTGGCGGGCACCGCACTCGCACTGGCCACCCTCGTGGCACTGCGTTCGCGGCTGGTCCCGAAGGCCTCGGGACGGGTCGCGGCGCGTGGGATCGGTCACCGAGTGCCTGTGACGGTGGACTGA
- a CDS encoding FmdB family zinc ribbon protein: MPTYQYQCTECGEGREAVQKFTDDALTVCPSCDGRLKKVFSAVGIVFKGSGFYRNDSRGSSSSSAPASSSSASSSTATKPSESKASSSASSSTASSSSSSTSSASGSAA, encoded by the coding sequence GTGCCGACCTACCAGTACCAGTGCACCGAATGCGGCGAGGGCCGCGAGGCGGTGCAGAAGTTCACCGATGACGCCCTGACCGTGTGCCCCAGCTGTGACGGACGCCTGAAGAAGGTGTTCTCCGCGGTCGGCATCGTCTTCAAGGGTTCCGGCTTCTACCGCAACGACAGCCGCGGCTCGTCGTCGAGCAGCGCGCCCGCGTCGTCGTCCTCGGCGTCCTCGTCGACGGCCACGAAGCCGTCGGAGTCCAAGGCGTCGTCCTCGGCCTCCTCGTCGACCGCCTCCTCCTCGTCGTCGAGCACGTCGAGCGCGTCCGGCTCCGCCGCTTGA
- a CDS encoding S-methyl-5'-thioadenosine phosphorylase: MATNSNASEASGPADIGVIGGSGFYSFLQDVTEIQVETPYGPPSDSVFLGDVAGRRVAFLPRHGRGHHLPPHRINYRANLWALRSVGVRQVLGPCAVGGLRPEYGPGTMLVPDQFVDRTKSRAQTYFDGLPLPDRTVPNVVHVSPADPYCPTGRRTVLKAARGRDWEPVDGGTLVVVEGPRFSTRAESRWHAAMGWSVVGMTGHPEAVLARELELCYTSITLVTDLDAGAEAGDGVSHEEVLEVFAANVDRLRTVLFDAVEALPANEKRSCDCGNALGGLDPGIVLP; this comes from the coding sequence ATGGCGACCAATTCGAACGCAAGCGAAGCGTCGGGACCGGCGGACATCGGTGTGATCGGCGGCTCCGGCTTCTACTCCTTCCTGCAGGACGTCACCGAGATCCAGGTCGAGACCCCGTACGGCCCGCCCAGCGACTCGGTGTTCCTCGGTGATGTCGCGGGTCGGCGGGTCGCCTTCCTCCCGCGCCACGGACGGGGGCACCATCTGCCGCCGCACCGCATCAACTACCGCGCCAACCTCTGGGCACTGAGGTCGGTGGGGGTCCGCCAGGTGCTCGGCCCGTGCGCGGTCGGCGGCCTGCGCCCCGAGTACGGACCCGGCACGATGCTGGTGCCCGACCAGTTCGTCGACCGTACGAAGTCCCGGGCACAGACCTACTTCGACGGTCTGCCGCTGCCCGACCGGACCGTCCCCAACGTGGTCCACGTGTCACCGGCCGATCCGTACTGCCCGACGGGGCGCAGGACGGTGCTCAAGGCGGCACGCGGTCGCGACTGGGAGCCGGTGGACGGCGGGACGCTGGTGGTCGTCGAAGGTCCTCGTTTCTCGACCCGGGCCGAATCCCGGTGGCACGCGGCGATGGGCTGGTCGGTGGTCGGCATGACCGGGCACCCGGAGGCCGTTCTCGCTCGTGAACTCGAACTCTGCTACACGTCGATCACGCTGGTCACGGACCTCGACGCGGGCGCGGAAGCCGGCGACGGCGTCTCGCACGAAGAGGTGCTCGAGGTGTTCGCGGCCAACGTCGACCGGCTGCGGACCGTCCTCTTCGACGCGGTGGAGGCACTGCCGGCGAACGAGAAGCGCTCCTGCGACTGCGGCAACGCGCTGGGGGGCCTGGACCCGGGCATCGTGCTTCCGTAG
- a CDS encoding MscL family protein, giving the protein MSEKEPSVLEGFKAFLLRGNVIDLAVAVVIGAAFTNIVNAVVKGVINPLVGAFGTKDLDAYSSCLKAPCEVGTDGEMQGIQIMWGSVLGATLQFLITAAVVYFLMVLPMSKYLARRVAAQKAKEGVQETLEVTELEVLKEIRDTLVAQRGAGPGGATGTPGADEGR; this is encoded by the coding sequence GTGAGCGAGAAAGAGCCGAGCGTGCTCGAAGGCTTCAAGGCCTTCCTGCTCCGCGGCAACGTGATCGACCTCGCGGTCGCGGTCGTCATCGGTGCCGCCTTCACCAACATCGTGAACGCGGTGGTGAAGGGCGTGATCAATCCGCTGGTCGGCGCGTTCGGCACCAAGGACCTGGACGCCTACAGCTCCTGTCTGAAGGCCCCCTGCGAGGTCGGCACCGACGGCGAGATGCAGGGCATCCAGATCATGTGGGGTTCCGTGCTCGGCGCGACCCTCCAGTTCCTGATCACCGCGGCCGTCGTCTACTTCCTCATGGTGCTGCCCATGTCGAAGTACCTCGCCCGCCGGGTTGCCGCACAGAAGGCCAAGGAAGGTGTGCAGGAGACGCTCGAGGTCACCGAGCTGGAGGTGCTGAAGGAGATCCGCGACACCCTCGTGGCACAGCGGGGTGCGGGCCCCGGGGGCGCCACGGGTACGCCGGGGGCCGACGAGGGCCGCTGA
- a CDS encoding P1 family peptidase, producing MERAEGPAGGLTDVTGLRVGHAQVAGPGALSGTTVVLAPAGGAVAAVDVRGGGPGTRETDALDPRNVVQRIEAVVLTGGSAFGLESAAGVMAWLEEQGRGVRVGPDPSQVVPVVPAACVFDLGRGGNWHARPDASTGRAAVVAAAATAEGTPVEEGSVGAGTGAVIGRLKGGVGTASTVLDSGITVAALVVANAVGSAVDPRTGALYGELVTEGADRAALPASAVHAAAQLRLAEAGEKNGPPPLNTTLAVVATDADLTRAQAHKLAGTAHDGIARAVRPVHLLNDGDTVFALATGSVALDAGSPLALNDVLAAGADVVTRAIVRAVTSAAGVEGPGGSFPSYTELYDID from the coding sequence ATGGAAAGGGCCGAAGGTCCGGCCGGCGGGCTCACGGACGTCACGGGCCTGCGGGTCGGTCATGCGCAGGTCGCCGGGCCCGGTGCGCTCAGCGGCACCACGGTCGTCCTCGCACCCGCGGGCGGAGCGGTCGCGGCCGTGGACGTCAGGGGCGGCGGGCCCGGCACCCGGGAGACGGACGCCCTGGACCCGCGCAACGTCGTCCAGCGCATCGAGGCGGTCGTACTGACCGGCGGCAGCGCGTTCGGTCTCGAGTCGGCCGCCGGCGTGATGGCCTGGCTGGAGGAACAGGGCCGGGGCGTACGCGTGGGCCCCGACCCCTCACAGGTCGTGCCGGTGGTACCGGCTGCCTGCGTCTTCGACCTGGGGCGCGGCGGCAACTGGCACGCGCGTCCGGACGCGTCGACCGGACGCGCGGCCGTGGTCGCGGCTGCCGCCACCGCCGAGGGAACGCCGGTCGAGGAGGGATCCGTCGGCGCCGGGACGGGTGCGGTGATCGGGCGGCTCAAGGGCGGCGTCGGCACGGCGAGCACCGTCCTCGACTCCGGCATCACCGTCGCCGCACTGGTCGTGGCCAACGCGGTGGGCTCGGCCGTCGATCCACGGACCGGCGCGCTCTACGGCGAGTTGGTCACCGAAGGCGCGGACCGCGCGGCACTCCCCGCCTCGGCCGTCCACGCCGCGGCCCAGCTGCGGCTGGCCGAGGCCGGCGAGAAGAACGGGCCACCACCGCTGAACACCACCCTCGCCGTCGTCGCCACCGACGCCGATCTCACCCGGGCGCAGGCGCATAAGCTCGCGGGGACGGCGCACGACGGCATCGCGCGCGCCGTGCGGCCCGTACACCTCCTGAACGACGGCGACACGGTGTTCGCGCTGGCCACGGGCTCGGTCGCACTGGACGCCGGCAGTCCGCTCGCGCTCAACGACGTACTGGCCGCGGGCGCCGACGTGGTGACCAGGGCCATCGTTCGGGCCGTGACGTCGGCCGCGGGTGTCGAAGGACCGGGCGGCAGCTTCCCTTCCTACACGGAGCTGTACGACATCGACTGA
- a CDS encoding DUF6227 family protein, with protein MNDPNEPYGPYDPYEATETHIERLLGRALNSFELPDATVEQLGSALAHASSLHSSHHSASLHRATYRHAYLLGDGSSLVLWELVHNTGRDGTDQHELYAEESEARLAASRLPAGFPGFAGTGGAAGPGSALGQELGVDLEDELDAGLELLAALMAPPPAPLPPMYVPDNSADHARRLLRRAENDDRPGEETARLLRAAFAHHITQVFGRQFRVAGKDAGFTLYEHAFLLLDGTERSLWEVEHTATPDGRHMCEVYEAEHDARAAMELRTRVR; from the coding sequence TTGAACGATCCCAACGAGCCGTACGGTCCGTACGACCCGTACGAGGCGACCGAGACGCACATCGAGCGACTCCTGGGTCGGGCGCTCAACTCCTTCGAGCTGCCCGACGCGACGGTCGAGCAGCTCGGCTCCGCGCTCGCGCATGCCAGTTCCCTGCACTCGTCGCACCACAGCGCATCGCTGCACCGGGCGACGTACCGCCATGCCTATCTGCTCGGTGACGGCAGCTCGCTCGTGCTGTGGGAGCTGGTGCACAACACCGGCCGCGACGGCACCGACCAGCACGAGCTCTACGCGGAGGAGTCCGAGGCACGGCTGGCGGCGTCCCGGCTGCCCGCCGGTTTCCCCGGGTTCGCCGGGACGGGCGGCGCAGCCGGACCGGGCAGCGCGCTCGGCCAGGAGCTCGGTGTCGATCTGGAGGACGAGCTGGACGCGGGACTGGAGCTGCTGGCCGCCCTGATGGCACCGCCCCCCGCCCCGCTGCCGCCGATGTACGTCCCCGACAACTCCGCCGACCACGCACGCAGGCTGCTGCGCCGGGCGGAGAACGACGACCGGCCGGGCGAGGAGACGGCCCGGCTGCTGCGCGCCGCCTTCGCCCACCACATCACCCAGGTCTTCGGTCGACAGTTCCGGGTCGCCGGGAAGGACGCGGGGTTCACGCTCTACGAGCACGCCTTCCTGCTGCTCGACGGCACGGAGCGGAGCCTGTGGGAAGTCGAGCACACGGCGACGCCGGACGGCCGCCACATGTGCGAGGTGTACGAGGCGGAGCACGACGCCCGCGCGGCCATGGAGCTCCGCACGCGGGTCCGGTAG
- a CDS encoding MFS transporter, which produces MSSQQPAVAETTAGPVTATDRRRWIALAIVMTAAFMDLVDVTIVNIAIPSLQRDLGASFGAIQWITAGYALAFAAGLITGGRLGDIYGRKRLFLIGITGFTLASALCGFAVGEEMLVASRLLQGAAAAMMVPQVLSIVHVTFPAHERGKVFGLFGAVVGLGAVSGPLLGALLTQWNLFGLEWRPIFLINLPVGIAGLLLGRKFIVESRAPKALRLDLVGVLMVTTALLMLIYPLTRGRELGWPLWGHLCMAGSLLVFAAFVAYEKHKTRKDGSPLVELSLFKVKSFAAGIAVQLTFGVVMGIFFLVWTLYMQTGLDWSPLKAGLTGVPFSVAVSAAAGLSVQLLVPRFGRKVLQAGAVTMAAGLVIYIWEADRYGMAIHSWQMILPLVVMGVGMGLIVAPLTDAVLSEVPRQHAGSASGLINTTGQMGTALGLGLVSLVFFSSVDASIGESAGAPAGEHTSAPGAVGTAFVEAFESSLWWVAGVLVVIFVVMFALPAKPKQHVEGGTTEEGQGGSPDFETVPRAEEDVEQDPEQDPEPEPALSR; this is translated from the coding sequence ATGAGTTCACAGCAGCCCGCCGTGGCAGAAACGACAGCCGGACCGGTGACGGCGACGGACCGCCGGCGCTGGATCGCCCTGGCGATCGTCATGACCGCGGCGTTCATGGATCTGGTCGACGTGACCATCGTCAACATCGCGATCCCCAGCCTCCAACGAGACCTCGGTGCGTCGTTCGGCGCCATCCAGTGGATCACCGCCGGATACGCGCTCGCCTTCGCCGCCGGCCTGATCACGGGCGGCAGGCTCGGCGACATCTACGGCCGCAAGCGGCTGTTCCTCATCGGCATCACCGGCTTCACGCTCGCCTCCGCGCTGTGCGGATTCGCCGTGGGCGAGGAGATGCTCGTCGCCTCCCGGCTGCTCCAGGGCGCGGCCGCCGCGATGATGGTGCCGCAGGTGCTGTCGATCGTCCACGTCACCTTCCCGGCACACGAACGGGGCAAGGTCTTCGGCCTGTTCGGCGCCGTCGTCGGCCTCGGCGCGGTCTCCGGCCCGCTGCTCGGCGCGCTGCTGACCCAGTGGAACCTCTTCGGCCTCGAGTGGCGGCCGATCTTCCTGATCAACTTGCCGGTCGGCATCGCCGGGCTCCTCCTCGGACGGAAGTTCATCGTCGAGTCCCGTGCGCCCAAGGCGCTTCGGCTCGACCTCGTCGGTGTCCTGATGGTCACGACCGCGCTGCTGATGCTGATCTACCCGCTCACCCGCGGCCGCGAGCTGGGCTGGCCCCTCTGGGGACACCTGTGCATGGCCGGCAGTCTGCTCGTCTTCGCCGCCTTCGTGGCGTACGAGAAGCACAAGACCCGCAAGGACGGCTCGCCGCTGGTCGAACTGTCGCTGTTCAAGGTGAAGAGCTTCGCCGCCGGTATCGCCGTACAGCTCACCTTCGGTGTCGTGATGGGCATCTTCTTCCTCGTCTGGACGCTCTACATGCAGACCGGGCTCGACTGGAGCCCCCTGAAGGCCGGCCTGACCGGGGTGCCGTTCTCCGTCGCCGTCTCGGCGGCGGCCGGGCTGTCCGTGCAGCTGCTGGTGCCGCGATTCGGCCGCAAGGTGCTCCAGGCGGGCGCGGTCACCATGGCCGCCGGACTCGTCATCTACATCTGGGAGGCCGACCGGTACGGCATGGCCATCCACTCGTGGCAGATGATCCTGCCGCTGGTCGTGATGGGCGTCGGCATGGGGCTCATCGTCGCGCCGCTGACGGACGCCGTCCTCTCCGAGGTGCCGCGCCAGCACGCGGGGTCCGCGAGCGGCCTGATCAACACGACCGGCCAGATGGGGACCGCGCTCGGCCTCGGTCTGGTGTCCCTCGTCTTCTTCAGCTCGGTCGACGCGTCGATCGGTGAGTCGGCCGGTGCCCCGGCCGGCGAGCACACGTCCGCGCCGGGGGCCGTGGGGACGGCCTTCGTGGAGGCCTTCGAGAGCTCGCTGTGGTGGGTGGCCGGAGTGCTGGTCGTGATCTTCGTAGTGATGTTCGCCCTTCCGGCGAAGCCGAAGCAGCACGTCGAGGGCGGCACCACGGAGGAAGGCCAGGGCGGCTCCCCGGACTTCGAGACCGTGCCGCGCGCCGAGGAGGACGTCGAGCAGGACCCCGAGCAGGACCCCGAGCCGGAGCCGGCGCTCTCGCGCTGA
- a CDS encoding helix-turn-helix transcriptional regulator, translated as MTDTPARLLNLLSLLQTPREWPGSELAERLDVSPRTIRRDIDRLRDLGYPVEATKGAVGGYRLVAGAAMPPLLLDDEEAVAIAVGLRAGAGHAIEGIEEASVRALAKLEQVLPSRLRYRVATLQAATLPLTRGDGATIDPQTLTVIAGTVTARERLRFAYRAGDGAESRRQVEPYRLVSTGRRWYLVAYDIGREDWRTFRVDRVAEPFATGARFTPREAPVGDAAELLGHSMSRQQQEHDVDVSFGAPASYVAARLPEHLGAPVPTGEESCRLRARSVDSVEWLALRLALVDCEFTVHGPDPLRAYVTDLATRLARSTA; from the coding sequence ATGACGGACACTCCGGCACGACTTCTGAATCTGCTGTCGCTCCTCCAGACCCCGCGGGAATGGCCCGGCAGTGAACTCGCCGAACGCCTCGACGTCAGTCCCCGCACGATCCGGCGGGACATCGACCGGCTGCGCGACCTCGGCTATCCGGTCGAGGCCACCAAAGGAGCGGTCGGCGGGTACCGGCTGGTCGCCGGCGCGGCCATGCCGCCGCTGCTGCTGGACGACGAGGAGGCCGTGGCCATCGCGGTCGGCCTGCGGGCAGGGGCCGGGCACGCCATCGAGGGCATCGAGGAGGCGTCCGTGCGGGCGCTCGCGAAGCTCGAACAAGTGCTGCCGTCCCGCTTGAGGTACCGGGTCGCCACGCTCCAGGCGGCGACGCTGCCGCTCACCAGGGGCGACGGAGCGACGATCGATCCGCAGACACTGACGGTCATCGCGGGCACGGTGACGGCGCGCGAACGGCTGCGGTTCGCCTACCGGGCGGGCGACGGCGCCGAGTCCCGGCGCCAGGTGGAGCCGTACCGTCTGGTGTCGACCGGGCGGCGGTGGTACCTCGTCGCGTACGACATCGGGCGCGAGGACTGGCGCACGTTCCGCGTGGACCGGGTGGCGGAGCCGTTCGCGACGGGCGCCAGGTTCACCCCGCGCGAGGCGCCGGTCGGGGACGCGGCGGAGCTGCTGGGCCACTCGATGTCGCGTCAGCAGCAGGAGCACGACGTCGACGTGAGTTTCGGGGCACCGGCGTCGTACGTGGCGGCACGGCTGCCGGAGCATCTGGGCGCACCTGTCCCGACGGGTGAGGAGAGCTGCCGGCTGCGGGCGCGCTCGGTGGATTCCGTGGAGTGGCTGGCGCTGCGGCTGGCGTTGGTGGACTGCGAGTTCACCGTCCACGGTCCGGATCCGCTGCGCGCGTACGTGACGGACCTGGCGACGCGGCTGGCCAGGTCCACGGCCTGA
- a CDS encoding RNA polymerase sigma factor RpoD/SigA has protein sequence MATRAVARRQSDSGGATDRASSVRAVGGEIADRDLVGMYLDEIARTPLLDAAKEVELSQTIEAGVYARQILDKKVTSAAAEAGEGEAGGATREELEALAEAGERAKDIFIRSNLRLVVAVARRYPRSGLPLLDLIQEGNAGLVRAVEKFDYAKGFKFSTYATWWIRQAITRSIADQSRTIRLPVHLVEELGRIRRVQREFNRENGREPEPSEIAEELGSSADRIMDVLDWARDPVSLNMAVDDAGETQFGDLLEDTSAVSPEQSVLTLLRSEELGDLIGKLDNRTASIIRMRYGIEDGRERTLTEVGKEHGLTRERIRQIEKHALLELKRMARDTGFEPAA, from the coding sequence ATGGCAACCCGTGCCGTCGCCCGCCGTCAGTCCGACTCCGGTGGGGCGACCGACAGGGCAAGCAGTGTTCGCGCCGTGGGCGGGGAGATCGCCGACCGCGACCTGGTCGGCATGTACCTCGACGAGATCGCGCGTACGCCGTTGCTCGACGCCGCCAAGGAAGTCGAGCTGTCCCAGACCATCGAGGCAGGTGTGTACGCCCGCCAGATCCTCGACAAGAAGGTGACCTCAGCCGCTGCCGAGGCGGGGGAGGGCGAGGCCGGCGGTGCCACGCGGGAGGAGCTGGAGGCGCTGGCCGAAGCGGGTGAGCGCGCGAAGGACATCTTCATCCGCTCGAATCTGCGACTCGTCGTGGCCGTCGCCCGGCGCTATCCGCGCAGCGGACTGCCGCTGCTGGACCTGATCCAGGAAGGGAACGCAGGCCTGGTCCGCGCGGTCGAGAAGTTCGACTACGCCAAGGGGTTCAAGTTCTCCACGTATGCGACGTGGTGGATCCGCCAGGCGATCACCCGCTCGATAGCGGACCAGTCCCGCACCATCCGGCTTCCCGTCCACCTGGTGGAGGAGCTCGGTCGCATCCGCCGTGTCCAGCGAGAGTTCAACCGGGAGAACGGCCGGGAGCCGGAGCCCTCGGAGATCGCCGAGGAGCTGGGCTCTTCAGCCGACCGGATCATGGACGTCCTCGACTGGGCCCGTGACCCGGTCAGCCTGAACATGGCCGTGGACGACGCGGGCGAGACCCAGTTCGGCGACCTGCTGGAGGACACCTCGGCAGTCTCCCCGGAGCAGTCCGTGCTCACCCTGCTCCGCAGCGAGGAGCTCGGTGACCTGATCGGCAAGCTCGACAACCGCACGGCCTCGATCATCCGTATGCGGTACGGGATCGAGGACGGCCGGGAACGGACGCTGACCGAGGTCGGCAAGGAGCACGGCCTGACGCGCGAGCGGATCCGCCAGATCGAGAAGCACGCGCTGCTCGAGCTCAAGCGGATGGCCCGCGACACGGGCTTCGAGCCGGCCGCGTAG
- a CDS encoding GNAT family N-acetyltransferase, which yields MLPEHAEVQVRAGTDADLDALTDIYNHYVRETPITFDTTVFTPEQRRPWLHSHPEDGPHRLLVAQDVRFVDSNPPAGVLGYATSSPFRPKPAYSTSVEVSVYCAPEAAGRGVGTLLYEALFKELGTEDVHRAYAGVALPNEPSVRLHNRFGFRHVGTYEEVGRKFGRYWDVAWFEKRLD from the coding sequence ATGCTGCCGGAACACGCGGAGGTGCAGGTCAGGGCGGGTACCGACGCCGACCTCGACGCTCTCACGGACATCTACAACCACTACGTCCGTGAGACCCCCATCACGTTCGACACCACGGTTTTCACCCCTGAGCAGCGCCGCCCATGGCTGCACTCCCACCCTGAAGACGGCCCGCACCGCCTTCTGGTTGCTCAGGATGTCCGTTTTGTCGACAGTAATCCGCCGGCCGGTGTTCTCGGGTACGCCACCAGCAGCCCCTTCCGCCCCAAGCCGGCCTACTCGACCTCCGTCGAGGTCAGCGTCTACTGCGCCCCCGAGGCCGCCGGGCGCGGCGTCGGCACGCTCCTTTACGAGGCGCTCTTCAAGGAGCTGGGGACCGAGGACGTGCACCGGGCCTACGCGGGCGTCGCGCTGCCGAACGAGCCCTCGGTCCGCCTGCATAACCGCTTCGGCTTCCGGCACGTCGGCACGTACGAGGAGGTGGGCCGCAAGTTCGGCCGGTACTGGGACGTGGCGTGGTTCGAGAAGCGCCTGGACTGA